From a single Labrenzia sp. PHM005 genomic region:
- a CDS encoding flavin reductase family protein produces the protein MKPIDPRELRTAFGRFMTGVTVVTARDKSGKPVGFTANSFTSVSLDPPLLLVCPGKFLSSYEAFATCDRFCVSVLEESQTDVANTFAGFKGDRFAKTDHLLDAHGIPAPRGAIARFSCQTHNAIPAGDHVILIGEVTAFEQTAGAGLGYAEGQFFSLTRERNARDPSAKMNVVGALVRHQGNVLLEKTADGYRLPECTVPERTALRKSLTATLRQQGVTASFGPVYSVFDDPGEDTHFAYLLAEATSVAADTKLTSVAPKDLPGLKFTSPPLASLLSRYAQECRTGNLNCYLGDTVSGEIHALTEGI, from the coding sequence ATGAAGCCTATCGATCCCCGCGAGTTACGGACTGCCTTTGGCCGTTTCATGACCGGTGTTACGGTGGTTACAGCACGGGACAAAAGCGGAAAGCCGGTTGGTTTCACGGCAAACTCCTTTACATCCGTATCTTTGGACCCACCGCTATTGCTGGTCTGCCCGGGAAAATTCCTATCAAGCTATGAGGCCTTTGCTACCTGCGACCGCTTTTGCGTAAGCGTCTTGGAAGAAAGCCAGACCGATGTCGCAAATACCTTTGCTGGTTTCAAAGGTGATCGATTTGCCAAGACTGATCATCTGCTGGATGCCCATGGCATCCCTGCCCCGCGAGGGGCAATTGCAAGATTCTCGTGCCAAACCCACAACGCCATTCCCGCCGGTGACCATGTCATCCTGATCGGCGAAGTAACTGCATTCGAGCAAACGGCTGGAGCAGGCCTTGGGTATGCGGAAGGTCAATTCTTCAGCCTAACGCGCGAACGTAACGCACGTGATCCGTCCGCAAAAATGAATGTCGTAGGAGCACTGGTACGTCATCAAGGCAACGTTCTTCTGGAAAAGACCGCCGACGGTTACCGGCTGCCCGAATGCACGGTTCCTGAAAGAACAGCTCTCCGGAAATCCCTTACAGCCACGTTAAGACAACAGGGCGTGACAGCCAGTTTTGGCCCTGTCTATTCAGTTTTCGATGATCCCGGTGAGGATACGCATTTCGCGTACCTCCTTGCGGAAGCAACCAGTGTAGCAGCTGACACCAAATTGACTTCGGTTGCTCCAAAAGACCTTCCCGGTCTGAAATTCACCAGTCCGCCTCTTGCCAGCTTGTTGTCCCGCTACGCCCAAGAATGCAGGACCGGAAACCTCAATTGTTATCTCGGTGACACGGTCTCAGGAGAGATCCACGCATTGACAGAGGGGATTTGA
- a CDS encoding alpha/beta fold hydrolase, protein MTWTTRPRSKSAGIASIRQGEGPNVFLIHGVGLRAEAWNAQIDELNGEFQMVAVDMPGHGESVPLDGPATLAAFTARIAAVLDQPAVIIGHSMGAMIALDLAARAPELVRGVVALNAIYRRTIDAKGAVQQRSNALSNSVSQDFEPTLARWFGSDQSDARKACEYWLKTTDFQGYSAAYQVFAEEDGPSDDLLQGLSCPALFMTGGLEPNSTPEMSETMARLAPRGKAQVIADAAHMMPMTHPDQVNKALLDFVRECTT, encoded by the coding sequence GTGACGTGGACAACCCGGCCGCGGTCTAAAAGCGCTGGTATCGCCAGCATCCGCCAGGGAGAAGGGCCGAATGTGTTCCTGATCCATGGTGTCGGACTGCGCGCGGAGGCCTGGAATGCTCAGATTGACGAGCTCAACGGGGAGTTTCAGATGGTTGCGGTCGATATGCCCGGCCATGGTGAAAGCGTTCCTCTTGATGGCCCTGCGACCCTCGCTGCGTTCACCGCGCGCATTGCAGCGGTATTAGATCAGCCGGCCGTGATCATCGGTCACTCTATGGGGGCTATGATCGCGCTCGATCTGGCGGCCCGAGCCCCGGAATTGGTTCGCGGTGTTGTCGCTTTAAACGCGATCTACCGGCGCACAATTGACGCAAAAGGGGCTGTCCAACAACGCAGTAATGCGCTTAGCAACTCGGTTTCTCAAGACTTTGAGCCCACGCTGGCGCGCTGGTTTGGATCTGATCAGTCAGACGCACGCAAAGCCTGCGAATACTGGCTAAAGACCACAGATTTTCAAGGGTACAGCGCTGCCTATCAAGTCTTTGCCGAGGAGGACGGACCATCGGATGACCTGCTCCAAGGGCTGTCCTGCCCAGCCTTATTTATGACTGGCGGACTTGAGCCGAATTCGACGCCGGAAATGTCCGAAACGATGGCTCGATTGGCGCCCCGAGGAAAGGCCCAAGTGATTGCGGATGCCGCGCATATGATGCCGATGACGCATCCGGACCAAGTCAACAAAGCTCTGCTGGATTTTGTGAGGGAGTGCACGACATGA
- a CDS encoding amino acid synthesis family protein produces MQPEVRKIVTFEEEIFIEGFKKTEHPWHLFAAAAVVKNPWAGRFVEDLKSEILAFGPVLGELLTERMIKLGGSGEAIEAYGKAAVVGLDGEIEHASGLIHTLRFGNHYREAVGAKSYLAFTNTRGPADAPIMIPLMDKNDAGRRSHYLTIQFSIPDAPRADEVVVVLGGATSGRPFHRIGDRYQDLKEMGRDVDNPAAV; encoded by the coding sequence ATGCAGCCCGAAGTCCGGAAAATAGTCACGTTCGAAGAAGAGATCTTCATTGAGGGTTTTAAGAAGACCGAGCACCCATGGCATCTGTTTGCGGCTGCAGCCGTTGTGAAAAACCCTTGGGCTGGTCGTTTTGTTGAAGACCTAAAATCGGAAATTCTGGCTTTCGGCCCCGTTCTAGGTGAGTTGCTGACAGAGCGTATGATCAAGCTTGGCGGAAGCGGTGAGGCTATCGAAGCTTATGGCAAGGCCGCGGTTGTCGGTCTTGACGGGGAAATCGAGCACGCCTCCGGTCTGATCCATACCTTGCGCTTCGGTAATCATTACCGAGAAGCCGTCGGCGCAAAGTCCTATCTCGCCTTTACCAACACCCGAGGACCGGCCGATGCGCCGATCATGATTCCGCTCATGGATAAAAACGACGCCGGGCGACGATCTCACTATCTGACAATTCAGTTTTCTATCCCCGATGCTCCGCGCGCTGACGAAGTGGTTGTCGTCCTCGGCGGAGCAACGTCTGGCCGGCCATTCCATCGCATTGGCGACCGATATCAGGATCTGAAGGAGATGGGTCGTGACGTGGACAACCCGGCCGCGGTCTAA
- a CDS encoding LysR family transcriptional regulator: MASALPPLNWFRAFEAAARHLSFTAAAEEIGMTQSAVSQQIKSLELRLGVPLFERKPRGLALTDNGRRLLPQVDAALDQLTEASRSFLPEKPEKLLTISLSISVLQWVIAPVLPTFQVEHPDISLRFMGAVWPDEFRRSLADIVISFGSRKQAGPKAVLLGSNSLIALKPANLSGEMGDYPLIEAVGVSGGWDTWSAAAKIKCPKPSIFVDSYGAALELAVKGNGGCLVNEMLARHPLRSNMAVPIRPILLSSNEGYFLSINRETAEAGIFVDWISRIASENPVRFEPSDV; encoded by the coding sequence ATGGCTTCAGCTCTACCGCCGCTAAACTGGTTCCGCGCATTTGAGGCCGCGGCCAGGCATTTGAGCTTCACCGCCGCAGCGGAAGAAATCGGCATGACACAATCCGCTGTCAGCCAGCAGATCAAATCGCTGGAACTTCGATTGGGGGTGCCGTTATTCGAGCGCAAACCGCGCGGGCTTGCCTTGACCGACAATGGCCGGCGTTTGTTGCCCCAGGTTGATGCTGCCCTTGATCAGCTGACCGAGGCCTCCCGGTCGTTTCTACCGGAGAAGCCGGAAAAATTATTGACGATCTCTCTTTCAATCAGTGTGCTTCAATGGGTCATCGCACCTGTTCTGCCTACCTTTCAGGTTGAACATCCTGATATATCGCTTCGTTTCATGGGCGCAGTCTGGCCTGATGAATTCAGGCGGTCTCTGGCAGATATCGTCATCAGTTTTGGCTCGCGCAAACAGGCCGGCCCGAAGGCTGTTTTGCTCGGCAGCAACAGTTTGATCGCGCTGAAGCCAGCAAACCTTAGCGGCGAGATGGGAGACTATCCGTTGATTGAAGCTGTCGGAGTTTCCGGTGGCTGGGATACGTGGAGTGCTGCTGCGAAGATCAAATGCCCCAAACCTTCGATCTTTGTCGATTCATATGGCGCGGCACTTGAATTGGCGGTCAAAGGAAATGGGGGGTGTCTTGTCAATGAAATGCTCGCCCGCCATCCGCTTAGAAGCAATATGGCGGTACCCATTCGCCCAATCCTGCTGAGCTCGAACGAAGGTTATTTCTTATCGATCAACCGTGAAACTGCGGAAGCCGGCATCTTCGTCGATTGGATCAGCAGGATTGCGTCAGAAAACCCGGTTCGGTTCGAGCCATCCGACGTGTGA
- a CDS encoding MerR family transcriptional regulator: MQAKEAAERLGITQRMLRHYEKAGLLDVRRSENGYRTYSEADLRRAGRIRDFIATGFSTREIRAMSACLSDEGARPCEGGIAKLTEKLEHIDRLRADLDARRNAVLDRLSVLKAELLKDHTSDGSNRTGFSDAILLIQSTKMPASAVSRLIDKK; this comes from the coding sequence ATGCAGGCCAAGGAAGCTGCCGAACGACTTGGGATCACCCAACGCATGTTACGCCACTATGAGAAGGCTGGGTTACTGGATGTGCGCAGGTCCGAAAACGGATATCGCACTTATAGCGAAGCTGATTTGCGCCGCGCCGGGCGAATTCGGGACTTCATAGCGACGGGATTTTCCACCCGTGAAATTCGCGCCATGAGTGCCTGTCTATCAGACGAGGGAGCCCGGCCTTGTGAAGGCGGCATCGCCAAACTGACAGAAAAGCTCGAACATATCGACCGGCTGAGGGCCGATCTCGATGCCCGCCGGAATGCCGTCCTTGATCGTCTATCTGTATTAAAGGCGGAGCTTTTGAAGGATCACACGTCGGATGGCTCGAACCGAACCGGGTTTTCTGACGCAATCCTGCTGATCCAATCGACGAAGATGCCGGCTTCCGCAGTTTCACGGTTGATCGATAAGAAATAA
- a CDS encoding SDR family NAD(P)-dependent oxidoreductase, with protein MTRETTWQNKVAIITGGSSGIGEATALALAERGTKVLVTGRDEAKLANVASADKAIVTLKADSSDPASAARIVDTALDRWGRLDLIVNNSGAGQPLPVMAYDADLISKMSAVNIVAPSLLVKEGHSALRTTKGAIVNIGTAVSRNAVPMVAHYAATKAALEHLTRSWAIEFAGDGIRVNAVAPGPVKSGALTGMMGLPDEMAQQIEAQEEAQVPLGRRGVPADIVPWILRLGSSENEWLTGQVLTVDGGWSLRT; from the coding sequence ATGACACGGGAAACCACTTGGCAGAACAAGGTCGCAATCATCACCGGAGGAAGTTCTGGCATCGGAGAGGCCACTGCGCTCGCATTGGCAGAACGCGGCACAAAAGTCCTTGTCACAGGGCGCGATGAGGCGAAGCTGGCCAATGTGGCGTCAGCGGATAAGGCAATCGTTACATTAAAGGCAGACAGTTCAGATCCCGCCAGCGCTGCGCGCATTGTTGACACTGCATTAGACCGGTGGGGACGGCTGGATCTGATCGTCAACAACTCAGGTGCCGGTCAGCCTCTGCCGGTTATGGCCTATGACGCCGACCTGATCTCCAAGATGTCAGCCGTCAATATCGTTGCCCCTTCTCTGCTGGTAAAAGAAGGTCATTCAGCGTTACGCACAACCAAAGGGGCGATTGTCAACATTGGAACTGCTGTATCGCGGAACGCGGTTCCTATGGTGGCGCATTATGCAGCCACAAAAGCCGCTCTGGAACATTTGACCCGTTCCTGGGCTATCGAGTTTGCCGGCGATGGCATCCGAGTAAATGCCGTTGCGCCAGGGCCAGTCAAAAGTGGCGCGTTGACCGGCATGATGGGATTGCCGGACGAGATGGCTCAGCAGATCGAAGCGCAAGAAGAAGCTCAAGTTCCTCTCGGCCGGCGTGGTGTTCCCGCCGATATCGTCCCTTGGATCCTCCGGCTGGGCAGTTCGGAAAACGAGTGGCTGACTGGACAGGTCCTGACCGTGGATGGCGGCTGGTCGCTTCGAACCTAA
- the doeB gene encoding N(2)-acetyl-L-2,4-diaminobutanoate deacetylase DoeB — translation MTKNPIVPTIPFDEDGVHHGYLRLPYSRDDSAWGSVMIPITVIRNGNGPTALLTGGNHGDEYEGPVALQDLSISLSPEDITGRVIIIPAFNYPAFQAGTRTSPIDKGNLNRSFPGRPDGTVTEKIAHYFETVLIPLADIVLDFHSGGKTLDFVPFASAHVLENKAQQEACVAAANAFNAPYTAIMLEIDNVGMYDTAVEEQGKVFVTTELGGGGTSTARSIAIAKKGIRNVLRHAGIMHGDLELGPTILLDMPDGDCFVFCEGKGMIEPVLDLGDDVAAGDVVAKVWATDRTGVAPVEYHAKRSGILMARHFPGLIKSGDCLAVVADVV, via the coding sequence ATGACCAAAAATCCGATTGTTCCAACGATCCCGTTTGACGAAGACGGGGTCCATCATGGGTATCTGCGCCTGCCCTATAGCCGCGATGATTCCGCCTGGGGCTCGGTCATGATTCCCATTACGGTGATCCGGAACGGCAACGGCCCGACGGCTTTGTTGACCGGCGGCAATCACGGCGATGAATATGAAGGCCCGGTCGCCCTGCAAGATTTGTCCATTTCCTTGTCTCCAGAGGACATCACAGGCCGGGTCATCATTATACCGGCCTTCAACTACCCGGCGTTTCAAGCAGGAACGCGAACCTCCCCGATCGACAAAGGCAACTTGAACCGGTCCTTTCCCGGCCGCCCAGACGGGACAGTGACAGAGAAGATCGCGCACTATTTCGAGACCGTGCTGATCCCATTGGCCGACATCGTTCTCGATTTCCACTCCGGTGGAAAGACACTGGATTTTGTGCCCTTTGCCTCTGCACATGTGCTCGAGAATAAGGCCCAGCAGGAAGCCTGTGTTGCCGCTGCCAACGCCTTCAATGCGCCCTACACAGCGATCATGCTCGAGATTGACAATGTCGGCATGTATGACACCGCGGTTGAAGAACAGGGCAAGGTTTTCGTGACGACCGAACTTGGTGGCGGCGGCACGTCGACCGCCCGGTCTATCGCAATTGCAAAGAAGGGGATCCGAAATGTTCTGCGGCACGCCGGCATCATGCACGGTGACCTTGAACTCGGCCCGACAATTTTGCTCGACATGCCCGATGGCGACTGTTTTGTCTTCTGCGAAGGCAAGGGCATGATTGAACCGGTTTTGGATCTCGGTGATGACGTGGCTGCCGGTGATGTGGTTGCCAAAGTCTGGGCAACGGATCGGACAGGTGTTGCCCCGGTTGAATACCATGCCAAACGATCCGGCATCCTGATGGCCCGCCATTTTCCCGGACTGATCAAATCTGGAGACTGCCTCGCAGTTGTCGCGGACGTTGTTTAA
- the doeA gene encoding ectoine hydrolase DoeA (DoeA (degradation of ectoine A) is also called EutD (ectoine utilization D).), with protein MELTLRFTRDEYHQRVKKTREAMQAAGLDLLIVSDPSNMNWLTGYDGWSFYVHQAVLVGLDGEPIWFGRGQDANGALRTCFMHPDRIIGYPDHYVQSTDCHPMDYLSTRIEDFDWSKSNIGVEMDNYYFSAAAFASLQKNLPNAHFHDANGLVNWQRAVKSERELEYLRIAGKKVENIHARILEKAEVGLRKCDLVAEIYDAGLKYDANLDAGGDYPAIVPLVPSGSDAAAPHLTWDDQPMLAGEGTFFEVAGVHNRYHCPLSRTLFLGKPDQKFLDAEQAVLEGLEAGLEAARAGNLCEDIAHAFFAVLKKHGITKDNRTGYPIGLSYPPDWGERTMSLRSGDRTVLQENMTFHFMTGLWMEDWGFEITESIVIRDGEPECLANVPRKLFVKA; from the coding sequence ATTGAGCTTACTCTCCGCTTTACTAGAGACGAATATCATCAGCGGGTCAAAAAGACCCGGGAAGCGATGCAAGCCGCTGGCCTGGATTTGCTCATCGTTTCAGATCCTTCCAACATGAACTGGCTGACTGGCTATGACGGCTGGTCATTCTACGTGCATCAGGCTGTGCTGGTCGGTCTGGACGGCGAACCGATCTGGTTCGGGCGCGGGCAGGATGCAAACGGAGCGCTTCGGACCTGCTTCATGCATCCGGACCGAATTATCGGATATCCGGATCACTATGTGCAATCGACGGATTGCCATCCGATGGATTACCTTTCAACCAGGATTGAAGACTTTGATTGGAGCAAATCCAACATTGGCGTGGAGATGGACAATTACTATTTCTCCGCAGCCGCTTTTGCATCCCTGCAAAAGAACCTGCCAAATGCCCACTTTCACGATGCCAACGGTCTTGTGAATTGGCAACGCGCAGTCAAATCCGAACGGGAACTCGAATATCTCCGAATTGCCGGTAAAAAAGTCGAGAACATTCATGCCCGTATCCTAGAAAAGGCCGAGGTTGGTCTGCGCAAATGCGACCTGGTCGCGGAAATCTACGATGCGGGACTTAAATATGATGCCAACTTGGATGCAGGTGGCGACTATCCGGCCATCGTTCCTCTTGTGCCGTCGGGAAGCGACGCCGCTGCGCCGCACCTGACATGGGACGATCAGCCAATGCTTGCCGGCGAAGGGACATTCTTCGAAGTCGCCGGTGTCCACAATCGCTATCACTGCCCGCTGTCGCGCACTCTTTTTTTAGGGAAACCTGACCAGAAATTCCTGGATGCCGAGCAGGCTGTATTAGAAGGACTTGAAGCGGGGCTGGAGGCGGCAAGAGCCGGGAACCTGTGTGAAGATATTGCACATGCCTTTTTCGCAGTCCTAAAAAAACACGGCATCACAAAGGACAATCGCACGGGGTATCCGATCGGATTGTCCTATCCGCCGGACTGGGGCGAGCGCACCATGTCTTTGCGCAGTGGCGACCGCACGGTCTTGCAGGAAAACATGACGTTTCATTTCATGACCGGCCTTTGGATGGAAGACTGGGGATTTGAGATCACGGAAAGCATTGTCATCCGGGACGGTGAACCCGAATGCCTTGCAAATGTTCCGCGCAAATTGTTTGTGAAAGCCTGA
- the eutC gene encoding ectoine utilization protein EutC codes for MPDIAILTEDELRKAVQLDLTAIDKVERGFAALAAGGVIMPPILSMDIAQFNGEVDVKTAYVPGIDSFAIKVSPGFFDNPKIGLPSTSGLMILFSAKTGMVEALLLDNGYLTDIRTAAAGAVAARHLAPEEASTACIVGAGTQARLQLQALCLVRPIRKALIWARDPEKASSAASQMTKQLGIEVLPASDLPAAVSQTDVIVTTTPSSAPLISAEWLQPGQHVTAMGSDQSHKSELAPECLAKADLYVPDRQSQTELMGELRAALAAGTVTKGTQFDDLGAIVSGKAAGRTSDAAITICDLTGTGVQDTAIATFARARAQAANAGITIEA; via the coding sequence ATGCCTGACATTGCCATTCTGACGGAAGATGAATTGCGAAAAGCGGTCCAGCTTGACCTGACCGCAATTGACAAGGTTGAGCGGGGATTTGCTGCATTGGCCGCCGGCGGTGTCATCATGCCGCCGATCTTGTCGATGGACATTGCTCAGTTCAACGGTGAGGTTGATGTAAAGACAGCTTATGTCCCGGGGATCGACAGCTTTGCAATTAAAGTGTCGCCGGGTTTTTTCGACAATCCCAAGATTGGTTTGCCGAGCACGTCGGGATTGATGATCCTGTTTTCGGCGAAAACCGGAATGGTCGAGGCATTGCTGCTGGACAACGGTTATCTGACAGATATCCGCACAGCTGCTGCGGGAGCTGTTGCGGCGAGACATCTGGCACCGGAAGAAGCCTCCACTGCCTGTATTGTCGGGGCAGGAACCCAAGCCAGGTTGCAGCTCCAGGCTTTGTGCCTAGTCCGGCCAATCAGGAAAGCTCTGATCTGGGCGCGTGACCCGGAAAAGGCATCAAGTGCGGCAAGCCAGATGACGAAACAGCTCGGTATCGAGGTGTTGCCGGCTTCCGATCTGCCGGCAGCAGTCTCTCAAACCGATGTGATTGTGACGACGACTCCCAGCAGCGCACCCCTCATAAGCGCGGAATGGTTACAGCCGGGACAGCACGTCACTGCAATGGGCTCGGACCAATCTCACAAGAGTGAACTCGCGCCTGAGTGTTTGGCCAAGGCAGATCTTTATGTTCCAGATCGTCAATCTCAAACCGAGTTGATGGGAGAACTACGCGCGGCTCTAGCAGCCGGCACCGTAACCAAAGGCACGCAGTTTGATGATCTGGGCGCGATTGTATCGGGAAAGGCGGCCGGCCGGACCTCGGATGCAGCCATCACGATCTGTGACCTGACCGGAACCGGCGTTCAGGATACCGCAATTGCAACATTTGCCCGAGCCCGGGCACAGGCCGCAAATGCCGGCATAACCATCGAAGCATAA
- the eutB gene encoding hydroxyectoine utilization dehydratase EutB: MSASCRFQVADFVAARSAISTAVRHTPVVPSANLGAHAGVPVHLKLEHLQDTGSFKLRGATNAVAKLDHEARRRGIVGVSTGNHGRALAFAAKQAGVSCTICMSRLVPENKVAAIRDLGAEILITGNSQDEAQIEADRLVAEKGLVLLPPFDNRDVICGQGTLGLEILEDVPDVGTVLVPLSGGGLISGVAAAIKATKPSVKVIGISMERGPAMIASLKAGCPVQVTEEPSLADSLGGGIGLDNRFTFQMTRDLVDEVVLVSEAEIAAGIRHAYWQEKQIIEGAAAVGIAALISWKVRSDASIVAVLSGGNIDMKLHHRITSGEDVDLTAEGDA; the protein is encoded by the coding sequence GTGAGCGCAAGCTGTCGGTTTCAGGTGGCGGATTTTGTTGCCGCCCGCTCGGCGATTTCAACCGCCGTTCGGCACACGCCGGTGGTGCCGTCTGCCAATCTCGGTGCACATGCAGGCGTACCTGTTCATCTCAAGCTGGAACACCTGCAGGACACCGGCAGTTTCAAACTCCGGGGCGCAACGAATGCTGTTGCGAAATTGGATCACGAAGCGCGCCGCCGTGGTATCGTCGGCGTTTCAACCGGAAACCACGGCCGGGCACTCGCATTTGCGGCCAAACAAGCTGGCGTTTCCTGCACAATATGCATGTCTCGCCTAGTGCCGGAAAACAAGGTTGCGGCAATCCGGGACCTGGGTGCCGAAATCCTGATTACCGGCAACTCGCAGGATGAAGCGCAGATCGAGGCGGACCGGCTGGTCGCTGAAAAGGGGCTTGTACTCCTGCCGCCTTTCGATAATCGGGATGTCATATGCGGACAGGGCACACTTGGTCTCGAAATTCTTGAAGATGTTCCCGATGTTGGTACCGTGCTGGTTCCGCTTTCGGGCGGCGGGCTGATTTCAGGTGTTGCCGCGGCAATCAAAGCAACGAAACCGTCGGTCAAGGTGATCGGGATCTCCATGGAAAGAGGCCCGGCCATGATTGCATCGTTGAAAGCAGGTTGCCCCGTTCAGGTCACCGAAGAACCCAGCCTTGCCGACTCCCTTGGCGGCGGCATCGGATTGGATAACCGGTTCACGTTTCAGATGACCCGGGATCTGGTCGATGAGGTGGTTTTGGTAAGCGAAGCCGAAATCGCCGCTGGAATACGTCATGCGTATTGGCAGGAAAAACAGATCATTGAAGGTGCTGCAGCTGTTGGCATTGCAGCGCTGATCAGCTGGAAAGTGCGATCAGATGCCTCAATTGTCGCGGTTCTGTCTGGCGGAAACATCGACATGAAGCTGCATCACCGGATCACCTCCGGCGAAGATGTCGATCTCACGGCTGAAGGGGACGCATAA
- a CDS encoding PLP-dependent aminotransferase family protein: MDFSNLKPVSGHIHLDKMRNALTDLSETLPPSAVFSFRPANALRPYQAAAASWLEQCGVVCSPDRVVLTNGSSSAMTTAFMSVIDGSAIVVTDGVCHHPLIRLSRYMDFDIQGLATDQEGIIPEALELACRNKEIKILFLLPNGLNPMAHVMGLERRRRLVSIAQAHDLLIIENDAWGPLQPRRLPPVAALAPERTFYFTSFTKCLMPGLRQGYLVAPEHLAPVAANRHLAIDWMATPLVAEIAAKWIEDGTADQLIDWQKSALARRNALAQDALSSVPFNSSPNGLHIWMPLPDGWSEEVFIEAARQRGVVVAPGSAFALPGIKVEPGIRICLGNTGEDQFIFGLEQLAAICQNPPGPYTDIF, from the coding sequence GTGGACTTTTCCAACCTCAAGCCGGTAAGCGGGCATATTCACCTGGACAAGATGCGCAATGCGTTGACGGATCTGTCCGAAACGCTTCCGCCATCAGCAGTCTTTTCCTTCCGGCCAGCCAACGCTTTGCGCCCGTATCAAGCGGCCGCGGCCTCATGGCTGGAGCAATGCGGTGTTGTCTGCTCGCCCGATCGGGTTGTGCTTACAAACGGAAGCAGTTCCGCCATGACAACAGCGTTTATGAGTGTGATCGATGGCAGCGCGATCGTCGTGACGGATGGGGTTTGTCATCACCCGCTGATCCGTCTTTCCAGATATATGGATTTTGACATACAGGGGCTGGCAACGGATCAGGAAGGTATCATCCCGGAAGCCCTGGAGCTTGCCTGCCGCAACAAAGAAATCAAGATACTGTTTCTATTGCCGAATGGTCTGAATCCAATGGCCCATGTCATGGGCCTTGAGCGCCGCAGGCGTCTTGTTTCCATTGCCCAGGCCCATGATCTTTTGATCATCGAGAACGACGCTTGGGGCCCGCTCCAGCCACGGCGTCTTCCGCCTGTCGCGGCCCTGGCTCCTGAGCGGACATTCTATTTCACAAGCTTTACCAAATGTCTTATGCCGGGACTTCGGCAAGGGTATCTTGTTGCGCCTGAACACCTGGCTCCGGTAGCGGCAAACCGGCATTTGGCGATCGATTGGATGGCAACCCCGCTCGTTGCAGAGATCGCGGCTAAATGGATTGAGGATGGCACGGCGGACCAGCTTATTGACTGGCAGAAATCTGCTTTGGCGCGAAGGAATGCGCTTGCTCAGGACGCATTATCCTCCGTGCCGTTCAACAGCAGCCCGAATGGTCTTCACATATGGATGCCCCTGCCGGATGGTTGGTCAGAGGAGGTTTTTATTGAAGCGGCGCGGCAGCGCGGTGTGGTTGTTGCCCCCGGATCGGCGTTCGCGCTTCCAGGGATAAAGGTTGAGCCAGGCATTCGGATTTGCCTTGGCAACACCGGTGAGGACCAGTTCATTTTTGGCTTGGAGCAACTGGCCGCGATCTGCCAAAACCCGCCAGGACCTTACACGGACATCTTTTAG
- a CDS encoding Lrp/AsnC family transcriptional regulator, which translates to MIGLKLDDRDLKILSLLSQEGRLSKADLAKRVNLSPTPLWERLKRLENAGIIRGYNADISLKSVAPHIEVFVTVELENHKAESFQAFERSMDRHEEIVACWAVGGGFDYVLQVITRDIDSYQRLIDTLLEGKVGFARYYTYVVTKPVKLRGAPPLKFLLGRDLPDGSAGDGTE; encoded by the coding sequence ATGATTGGGCTGAAACTTGACGACCGCGACCTGAAGATCCTGTCCCTTTTGTCACAAGAGGGACGGCTTTCCAAAGCGGACCTTGCCAAACGGGTGAACCTGTCTCCCACCCCTCTGTGGGAGCGCCTGAAGCGTTTGGAAAACGCAGGTATTATCCGCGGCTATAATGCTGATATCTCGCTAAAAAGCGTGGCTCCGCATATTGAAGTCTTTGTTACCGTCGAGCTTGAGAACCACAAGGCAGAGAGTTTCCAGGCTTTTGAACGTTCCATGGACCGGCACGAAGAGATAGTGGCTTGCTGGGCCGTAGGTGGCGGGTTTGATTATGTTCTTCAGGTTATCACCCGGGACATCGACAGCTATCAGCGGCTTATCGATACACTGCTGGAGGGGAAGGTAGGTTTCGCAAGATACTATACCTACGTTGTGACGAAGCCGGTCAAACTCCGCGGAGCTCCTCCATTGAAATTCCTCCTCGGTCGGGATCTGCCAGATGGATCTGCTGGCGACGGCACCGAATAA